CCGGGACGACCCTGCGCTCCCTGCACGAGGGCGGGCGGCCGCGCCCGGCCGTCACCCGCATGTACCGCACCGCGCCCGGCAACGTCACGGTCGCCGACGCCTCCGGGGCGATCCGCACCTATCGGGCGGCGGTGTTCACCGCGCAGAGCTGGATGATGCTCAGCAAGGTCAAGTGCGACGAGGCGCTGTTGCCGATCGACCACTGGACGGCGATCGAACGCACCCACTACATGGAGTCCTCCAAGCTGTTCGTTCCGGTGGACCGCCCGTTCTGGCGGGACGTCGACCCCGCGACCGGCCGCGACACCATGAGCATGACGCTGACCGACCGCATGACCCGGGGCACCTACCTGCTGGACGCGGGGCCGGACCGCCCCGCGGCGATCTGCATGTCCTACACCTGGTGCGACGACTCGCTGAAGTGGCTGCCGCTGTCGCCGCACGAGCGGCTGGAGGTCATGCTCGCCTCACTGGGGGAGATCTACCCCGGCGTGGACATCCGCGGCCACATCATCGGCGACCCGGTCACCGTCTCCTGGGAGGCGGAGCCCTACTTCATGGGCGCGTTCAAGGCGAACCTGCCCGGCCACTACCGCTACCAGCGGCGGCTGTTCACCCATTTCAAGCAGGACGACCTCGAAGAGCGCCACCGCGGACTGTTCCTGGCCGGCGACGACATCTCGTGGACGGCCGGCTGGGCCGAGGGCGCGGTGCAGACCGCGCTCAACGCCGTGTGGGGGGTGATGCACCACCTGGGCGGCCGGACCGACGCCGCCAACCCCGGCCCCGGCGACGTGTTCGACGACATCGCCCCGATCGAACTCCCCGACGACTGAAGGCCGACGGCCCTGAAGGCATGAACCTCGACCACAGGGGGCCTTGAACCTCAGCCGCAGGACGGAGCCCGCGGTGACTGGGCGATTCTCTCGCGTGGCCGAAGGCCCATGGACGGAAATCGCCCATCCGCGCGCCACCTTCGTCCTGCGGCGGGCCTTGACCCCCGGGGTCGAGGTCTCACAGCCCCGCCGGCGCCATGTCCGGGGCCGGTTCGGGAAGCACCTGCTGGTCGACCAGGCGGGACAGGACCAGGGTGCTCTTCGTGCGCACCACGAAGGGCTGGGCGCCGATCCGCTCGATGGTCTCCTCCAGGTGCCCCACGTCGCGGGCCCGGATGTGCACGACCGCGTCGGCGTCGCCGGTCACGGTGCAGGCCGAGATGACCTCGGCGCAGCCGGTGAGGCCGGCCCGGATCTCCGTGGGCGAGGTGCGGGCGCGGCAGTAGAGCTCGATGTAGGCCTCGGTGCCCCAGCCGATCGCGGCCGGGTCCAGCCGCACGGTGAAGCCGCGGATCACCCCCGAGGCCGTCAGCCGGTCGATCCGGCGCTTCACCGCCGAGGCGGACAGCCCGACGGCCGCCCCGATCTCGGCGAACGTCGCGCGGGCGTCGGCGCCCAGGAGCGCCACGATCCGCTCGTCAACGTCGTCCAGCCGCACCGTTGTCCACCCCCTGAGTTCTCCCCGGTCCCGCGCTGCCGCGTCCGGCTCCGCCGCCGACGATGCTACCGGTGCCCCGATGAAGAGCGCTCCGGCGCCGCGTCCGCGCCGGTGCCGGGGCGATCGGGACGATTCCGGCCGCCGCCGTGTCGCTTCCAGGCATACTCGAATAACACGGAGAGAATCCATGGTGTCACCGAGTGTTCAAGGGGGAGTCGGGTGAAACGACGCGCCGGCGGGGCGGTGGCGGCGATCGCCGCCGGGACATTGCTGGCCGCAGGGGTCGTATCGGCGCCGGCGGCGGCCGAGCCCGGCGGGCTCGACTGGGGCGGGTGCGCCGATCTGCGGCCCCGCGAGGACGAGCGGCTCGAATGCGCCACGCTCGACGTCCCGATGGATCGCGGCTCCGCGGCCGGACCGGAGCAGAGCGTCACCCTCGCGCTCTCCCGGGTTCCGGCCCGCGGGGAGCGCACGGGGACGCTCCTGGTCAACCCCGGCGGTCCCGGCAGCAGCGGCCGCGGGTGGGCCTCCATCGTCGCGCTCGGGCTCCCCGACGACCTGCGGGACCGCTACGACGTCGTCGCCTTCGACCCCCGGGGCGTCGGCGCGAGCACCCCGGCCCTCACCTGCGATCCCGGCCACTTCGATCCGGTGCGGCCCGACACCGTGCCGCACGACGCGGCCGACGAGGACGCGCTGCTCGACCGCGCGGCCGACTACGCCCGGTCGTGCCGGGCGGCAAACGGCGACCTGCTCGAACACGCCACGACCGTGGACAGCGCGCACGACATGGACGCGATCCGCGCGGCGCTCGGCGTCGAGCGCATCGACTACCTCGGCTACTCCTACGGCTCCTACCTCGGAGCCGTCTACGCGACGCTGTACCCCGACCGCGTCGGCCGCCTCGTGCTGGACAGCATCGTCGACCCGGACCGCGGATGGTACGAGGGCAACCTCGCACAGAGCCGCTCGCTGGACGCCGCGACGGGCCACTTCTTCGACTGGATCGCCCGGCACGACGACGTCTACGGCCTGGGCGCCACCGGCGACGAGGTCGCCAAACACTACTACGAGGTGCGTGAAGGGCTCGCCGAACGGCCCGAGCAGGCGGTCGGCCCGACCGAGTACGAGGGCACCTACCTCGTGGCGGCCTACGCGGCCGCCTACTGGCCGCCACTGGCCCGGGCCCTGGCCGACCAGGTCAACGACGACGACCCGGCCGCGCTGATCGCCGCATACGAGAGGTTCGGCGAGAGCGCCGAGGACGAGCCCGCCTACGCCGCATATCTGGCCACCGAGTGCACCGACTCGGTCTGGCCCAGGAGCTGGACCACCTGGCGCGCCGACGGGCGGGAGGTGCACGCCGAGGCGCCCTTCCTGGGCTGGAACAACATCTGGTACAACGCTCCGTGCATGTTCTGGCCGGTCCAGGGCGGTCCGTGGTTCCAGGTCGACGGGTCCGAGGTCTCCGACGCACTGCTGGTCCAGGCGACCGACGACGGCCCGACTCCGCTCCACGGGGCCTATGCCATGCGGGAGCGCTTCCCCGGCTCGCGGCTGGTCATCGAGGACGGCGGCGTCACGCACGGCGTCTCGCTGAGCGGCAACACCTGCGTGGACGACGCGGTGGCCGACTATCTGCGCACCGGTGAACTGCCCGAGGCCGGGGGCGGTGCCGACGGCGCCGACCTCACCTGCCCGGCGCCGCCCGAACCGGAGCCGCACCGGGCCCAGACCGCACCGGCGCCGGAGGCCCGGCCGTGACCGGTCCCCGGTGGTGTCGGCGGATCGGTCGTCTAGGCTGGGACCGCGGGAGAAGCAGGGGATGCCGACGTCGACGGTGCCGACCGGATACGGTGGCGGCCGCGGGCGACCGCGCCCCCTCGCCGCTCATGGTGGTTGCTAGCAGGTGAGGTGATGCCAGTGCTTCGGACCTCACCGGTACGCGTGCTGGGCGAGCGCGACTCCGCCGAGGTGCACGCCCTGCTCGACGCCGACCCGATCGGCAACGTCTTCGTCAGCTCCCGCCTGCACGCCGCGGGGCTCGACCCGGCCCAGCTCGGCGCCGAACTGTGGGGCTACATCGAGCGCGGGTCCATCACCGCGCTGTGCTACGCCGGGGCCAACCTGGTCCCGGTCAACGCCGGCCCCGAGGCCGTCCGGCACTTCGCCGAGCACGCCCGCTGGCAGGGGCGCAGGTGCTCCTCGATCGTCGGCCCCATCCCCGCGGTCTCGGACCTGTGGCGGCGCCTCGGCCCGTACTGGGGCCCGGCCCGCGCCATCCGGACGCGCCAGCCCGTGCTGGAGCTGTCCGCCCCGCCCCTGGTCGCCCCCGACCCGCTGGTGCGCCGGGTCCGGGTGAGCGAACTGGGCATCCTGCTGCCGGCCTGCGTCGCGATGTTCACCGAGGAGGTGGGCGTGCCGCCCGACTCCGGGGACGGCGGTTCGCTGTACCGGGCCAGGGTCGAGGAGCTGGTCCGCACCGGCCGGGCCTTCGCCCGCATCGAGGACGGCCGGGTCGTGTTCAAGGCCGAGGTCGGCGCCGTCACTCCGCACGCCTGCCAGGTGCAGGGCGTCTGGGTGCACCCCGGCCTGCGCGGCCGCGGACACTCCCTCGGCGGCATGGCCGCCGTGGTCGACACGGCCCTGGCCGAGATCGCCCCGCGGGTCACCCTCTACGTCAACGACTACAACGAGCCCGCGAGGGCCGCCTACCGCCGCGTCGGCTTCCAGGAGGTCGACGCGGTGATGTCGGTGCTGTTCTAGATCGCTGACGGGAGAAGGCCGGGACGGTCTCCAGGCCCTGCCGGGGTCCTGCGGGCCTGGTGGGGCTGTTGCCAGCGCGCTGACGGCAGCCTTCCCGGATCATGCGGTGGTGAACGAAAGGACTGCGGCCACAGCTTTCCAATTCCCGTCAACGATCTCAGGCGGTGTTCTCCGGGGCGGCGCCGTGTCCGTCCGGCACCGCGCCGCCCCGGTTCCTCGCCCGCGGCCGGTCCGGACCGGTGCGACCGGGGCGGGAGGGAGCACGGCCGCCTCGGGGGCAGGGAGGCCGGCCGTGCTCCCGGCTCGGGAGGGGCCCTCATCGGGGCGCCTCGGCGCCCCGCGGTCTCAGCGCCGTCCGTTGACGCGGGGGTCCAGGCCGCCGTCCCCGCGGCGGTCGCCGTTGACCCGGCCGTACGGGTCGGCCTCCTCGTATTGGTCGGTGACGCCACCGCCGCCGTTGACGGTGACGGTCCCGTAGTTGTAGCGGACGTGGGCCTGGGGCCCGTTGTTCGTGATGTGCGGCGCCCAC
This sequence is a window from Spinactinospora alkalitolerans. Protein-coding genes within it:
- a CDS encoding alpha/beta hydrolase, producing MKRRAGGAVAAIAAGTLLAAGVVSAPAAAEPGGLDWGGCADLRPREDERLECATLDVPMDRGSAAGPEQSVTLALSRVPARGERTGTLLVNPGGPGSSGRGWASIVALGLPDDLRDRYDVVAFDPRGVGASTPALTCDPGHFDPVRPDTVPHDAADEDALLDRAADYARSCRAANGDLLEHATTVDSAHDMDAIRAALGVERIDYLGYSYGSYLGAVYATLYPDRVGRLVLDSIVDPDRGWYEGNLAQSRSLDAATGHFFDWIARHDDVYGLGATGDEVAKHYYEVREGLAERPEQAVGPTEYEGTYLVAAYAAAYWPPLARALADQVNDDDPAALIAAYERFGESAEDEPAYAAYLATECTDSVWPRSWTTWRADGREVHAEAPFLGWNNIWYNAPCMFWPVQGGPWFQVDGSEVSDALLVQATDDGPTPLHGAYAMRERFPGSRLVIEDGGVTHGVSLSGNTCVDDAVADYLRTGELPEAGGGADGADLTCPAPPEPEPHRAQTAPAPEARP
- a CDS encoding GNAT family N-acetyltransferase, giving the protein MLRTSPVRVLGERDSAEVHALLDADPIGNVFVSSRLHAAGLDPAQLGAELWGYIERGSITALCYAGANLVPVNAGPEAVRHFAEHARWQGRRCSSIVGPIPAVSDLWRRLGPYWGPARAIRTRQPVLELSAPPLVAPDPLVRRVRVSELGILLPACVAMFTEEVGVPPDSGDGGSLYRARVEELVRTGRAFARIEDGRVVFKAEVGAVTPHACQVQGVWVHPGLRGRGHSLGGMAAVVDTALAEIAPRVTLYVNDYNEPARAAYRRVGFQEVDAVMSVLF
- a CDS encoding Lrp/AsnC family transcriptional regulator → MRLDDVDERIVALLGADARATFAEIGAAVGLSASAVKRRIDRLTASGVIRGFTVRLDPAAIGWGTEAYIELYCRARTSPTEIRAGLTGCAEVISACTVTGDADAVVHIRARDVGHLEETIERIGAQPFVVRTKSTLVLSRLVDQQVLPEPAPDMAPAGL